One Betta splendens chromosome 8, fBetSpl5.4, whole genome shotgun sequence DNA segment encodes these proteins:
- the LOC114861069 gene encoding neuropeptide B-like isoform X2, translated as MEIPRRVLVPVVGMLVLVACAPAEAWYKQASGPIYYSVGRASGLLSGIRRSPYVTRAALEPPDSGESTSNSVLSAINPLYALLKTTPFCIKQMTPNLQRCRILPETKGSFLCKADVLVSLDSDCERSRAAKLAPEP; from the exons ATGGAGATTCCTCGGAGAGTCCTTGTCCCCGTCGTGGGCATGTTGGTGCTGGTCGCCTGCGCTCCGGCAGAGGCGTGGTACAAGCAGGCGTCCGGTCCGATCTACTACTCGGTGGGCAGAGCGTCCGGCTTGTTGTCCGGGATCCGCAGGTCACCGTACGTCACAAGGGCCGCGCTGGAGCCGCCGGACAGCGGGGAGTCGACGAGCAACAGCGTTCTTTCTGCTATAAATCCACTATACGCTCTGTTGAAGACTACG CCTTTTTGCATCAAACAGATGACACCAAACCTGCAGCGGTGCAGGATTCTCCCTGAAACCAAAGGCTCATTCCTGTGCAAAGCCGACGTCCTCGTCTCTCTGGACTCGGACTgtgagaggagcagagcagcgaaGCTGGCGCCTGAACCCTGA
- the LOC114861069 gene encoding neuropeptide B-like isoform X1, with the protein MEIPRRVLVPVVGMLVLVACAPAEAWYKQASGPIYYSVGRASGLLSGIRRSPYVTRAALEPPDSGESTSNSVLSAINPLYALLKTTALRMFVFLPKQPFCIKQMTPNLQRCRILPETKGSFLCKADVLVSLDSDCERSRAAKLAPEP; encoded by the exons ATGGAGATTCCTCGGAGAGTCCTTGTCCCCGTCGTGGGCATGTTGGTGCTGGTCGCCTGCGCTCCGGCAGAGGCGTGGTACAAGCAGGCGTCCGGTCCGATCTACTACTCGGTGGGCAGAGCGTCCGGCTTGTTGTCCGGGATCCGCAGGTCACCGTACGTCACAAGGGCCGCGCTGGAGCCGCCGGACAGCGGGGAGTCGACGAGCAACAGCGTTCTTTCTGCTATAAATCCACTATACGCTCTGTTGAAGACTACG GCGCTCaggatgtttgtgtttcttcccaAACAGCCTTTTTGCATCAAACAGATGACACCAAACCTGCAGCGGTGCAGGATTCTCCCTGAAACCAAAGGCTCATTCCTGTGCAAAGCCGACGTCCTCGTCTCTCTGGACTCGGACTgtgagaggagcagagcagcgaaGCTGGCGCCTGAACCCTGA